One region of Oxalobacteraceae sp. CFBP 8761 genomic DNA includes:
- a CDS encoding ferritin-like domain-containing protein: MEQTNNLGHGFDVSAIRKAAANLDDGAVTEGYQADREAVIAMLNDALATELLCVMRYKRHYYTVSGPGTGQIKAEFLEHAQQEQEHADRIAERIVQLNGSPDFNPATFAARSHAEYDASENAQDMVRADLIAERVAIESYRQMIVAIGDKDPTTRNMLVEIMAVEEEHADDMRDLMA, translated from the coding sequence ATGGAACAAACCAACAACCTCGGCCACGGCTTTGATGTCTCCGCAATCCGCAAGGCAGCCGCCAACCTCGACGACGGCGCCGTCACCGAGGGCTATCAGGCCGACCGTGAAGCGGTCATCGCAATGCTGAACGATGCACTGGCCACCGAACTGCTGTGCGTCATGCGCTACAAGCGCCATTACTACACCGTCAGCGGTCCGGGCACCGGCCAGATCAAGGCCGAGTTCCTCGAGCACGCGCAGCAAGAGCAGGAACATGCCGACCGCATCGCCGAACGCATCGTGCAACTGAACGGTTCGCCAGATTTCAACCCGGCCACCTTCGCTGCCCGCAGCCACGCCGAATACGATGCGTCGGAGAACGCGCAGGACATGGTCCGCGCCGACCTGATCGCCGAACGTGTGGCGATCGAATCGTATCGCCAGATGATCGTGGCGATCGGCGACAAGGATCCAACCACCCGCAACATGCTGGTGGAAATCATGGCCGTCGAAGAAGAACACGCCGACGACATGCGCGACCTGATGGCCTGA